GTGCAGTCGTTACTGGTGTCTCGGCCCTGATGAGTTCGGGAATTCTCACCTACGCGTTCTGTAGCCTCTTTCCTCCCTTGATGAACCCTGGGGCCATCGCGACGGTCACGGGAGTCCTGGCGGGCAGCGCGTTCGCCATCGTTTCCTACCGGCACACCTCCCAGGCCTGAACTCACGATATGGTGAGCGGCATGGATGCCGTCCCGGGGGAGCCTGCCGACAATGAGCAATACAGAGAAGTCATTGGATTCAACACCTCAAACCACCAAAAACCCCGCATCCCCACTAAACAAGCGGGAATACGGGGTTCTCGTCCGAGCTTCCTATCAGAATCGAACTGATGACCTTTTCATTACGAGTGAAACGCTCTACCGACTGAGCTAAGGAAGCACCGCGTTATCGGCCGGGTACCGGCTGAATCACGCAAGATACAACTGTAATAGAGTCACCTCGTCCGGGTCAAAACAGCCCCGGGCGGAGCTCCTGTGGCGCCGTTGTTGCGGAATTCATCCGCTCGTCGCGCCGGGTTCAGGCCGCCGTCGCGGGCCGGGGGCAAGCTGGGCGGACTAACGTGGCCGCACGATTTCGGTCATCAACCAGCGAAGGGGCGCCATGAGCATGGACAGCAGCAAGAGGATCAACGCGGACGACGCCGGGGCACATCGTGCGCAGCGGCTCCGGCTTGCTGTCTTGGATATGGTGGGCACCACGATTACCGACGATGGTCTTACGGAGCGTGCGATGTCCGTCGCCCTGCAGGAGACCGGCGTCGAGCCTGGTTCGCCCCGTTTCGAAAGCATGCTCGGCTACGCCCGGGACACCATGGGCTTTTCCAAGTTGACCGTTTTCAGCCACCTTTTTGAAGAAGCACAACGGGCCGAGAGCGCCAATAAGGCTTTCGAACGCGCATACGACGATCTGATTGCCGACGGCGGCGTCCGGGCTATTCCAGGCGCCGAGGAAACCATCGACTGGTTGCGGGACTCCGGTGTGAAAGTCTGCCTTGCTACAGGCTTCGGCCGGCACACCCAGAACATGGTGCTTGAGTCGCTGGGCTGGATGGGGAAGGCGGATCTCAGCTTGTGCCCCGCCGACGCCGGCCGCGGGCGCCCTTACCCGGACATGATTCTCACTGCAGTGTTGGCCCTTGACCTGGATGATGTCCGCGAGGTCGTCGTGGTGGGCGACACGAGCTCGGATATGTTGTCCGGCCTTCGCTCCGGCGCCTCCGCCGTGGTGGGCGTGCTCACTGGCTTCCATTCCGAGGCGGCTTTGCGCGCGGCCGGCGCCACCGCCGTCGTGCCCTCGGTCAAGGATCTTCCCGCGCTGCTGGAGCCCCGCGCGGCACGGCTCTAGCGCCTGCCCCTCAACGATCCACCACTTTTGGCCCCGCCTCAGCTACGCGGGAGCCGTCAATCCGCCA
This genomic interval from Arthrobacter sp. FW306-2-2C-D06B contains the following:
- a CDS encoding phosphonatase-like hydrolase → MSMDSSKRINADDAGAHRAQRLRLAVLDMVGTTITDDGLTERAMSVALQETGVEPGSPRFESMLGYARDTMGFSKLTVFSHLFEEAQRAESANKAFERAYDDLIADGGVRAIPGAEETIDWLRDSGVKVCLATGFGRHTQNMVLESLGWMGKADLSLCPADAGRGRPYPDMILTAVLALDLDDVREVVVVGDTSSDMLSGLRSGASAVVGVLTGFHSEAALRAAGATAVVPSVKDLPALLEPRAARL